In the Takifugu flavidus isolate HTHZ2018 chromosome 11, ASM371156v2, whole genome shotgun sequence genome, one interval contains:
- the LOC130533344 gene encoding echinoderm microtubule-associated protein-like 4 isoform X2 — MDGFTGSLDDSMSGASVSDVNDRLAALELRVQQQEDELTVMKAALADVLRRLDASEISAASSSKKQHGSKSGTALREAHSMSCITNGGTSARKRESTSVTRKETLSSAAKSGADRKKETSSERSQMEEINEKEDLPPSSPQTPQTPQTPQTPQRPAQSADSSKGHALPKRGPSVKRSSGMERSRSSNWDTSDENKNKLVKAASTSKLLAKVVKNAERHKDTVVSQEGNHIKMFMRGRPITMFIPSDVENYDEVRTELPPERLKLEWVYGYRGRDCRTNVYLLPTGEIVYFIASVVILFNYEERTQRHYLGHTDCVKCLAIHPDKIRIATGQIAGVDKDGRPLQPHVRIWDSVSLSTLQVIGIGTFERGVGSLSFSKADSGHHLSVIDDCNDHMLTVWDWQKKSKIAEIKTTNEVVLTVEFHPTDPNTIVTCGKSHIFFWTWTGNSLARKQGIFGKYEKPKFVQCLVFLSTGDILTGDSGGVLLVWTRNSAEAPTGKGPRAFQIIRQVKGHEGSVFCMCEMRSGSVLTGGGKDRKIILWDHELRADRDIEVPDQYGTIRAVSEGKGDEFLVGTSRNFILRGTFEDGFRVVVQGHTDELWGLASHPFRDMFLTCAQDRLVCLWNSVDHSLQWSRTLEEHGHCADFHPSGAVVAIGTHSGKWYVLDAETTDLVAIHTDGNEQLSVMRFSVDGSLLAIGSHDNFIYLYTVSERGRKYSRYGKCSGHSSYITHLDWSPDNNNIMSNSGDYEILYWDIPNGCNLIRNRSECKDIDWATYTCVLGYHVFGVWPEGSDGTDINALIRSHNRKVIALADDFCKVHLFAYPSSRAKAPSHKYSAHSSHVTNVSFLYRDSHLISTGGKDMSIMQWRLVEKTSLSLTDGLLSNPAPPQPESLLTPPSRAAATPTQEPAPPATTNGTQDGSSPDTPPPTELTPPSSESTPPPSDSTVSLKDSLEPSDDTATPSDEGLPPLTPPL, encoded by the exons ATGGACGGATTCACCGGTAGTTTAG ATGACAGCATGTCTGGTGCGAGCGTCTCGGACGTCAACGACCGCCTCGCCGCTCTGGAGCTTCgtgttcagcagcaggaggacgagTTGACGGTGATGAAAGCTGCCCTCGCCGATGTCCTTCGCCGCCTCGACGCATCGGAAatttcagctgcttcttcaagcaaGAAACAACATGGAAGCAAAA GTGGCACTGCCCTGCGTGAAGCTCACTCGATGTCCTGCATCACTAACGGAGGAACATCTGCACGAAAGCGAGAATCCACATCCGTTACCAGGAAGGAAACTCTTTCATCTGCAGCAAAGAG tggagcagacaggaagaaggaGACCAGCAGCGAGCGGTCTCAGATGGAGGAGATCAATGAGAAGGAGGACCtgcccccctcttctcctcagaccccccaaaccccccagACCCCTCAGACCCCCCAGAGGCCAGCTCAGTCTGCTGACAGCAGTAAAGGCCATGCTCTTCCCAAAAG ggggCCCAGTGTGAAGCGGTCCTCAGGTATGGAACGTTCTCGCAGCAGCAACTGGGACACTTCAGATGAGAACAAGAATAAACTGGTGAAAGCTGCATCCACCTCCAAGCTGCTGGCCAAAGTGGTGAAGAACGCCGAGCG acacaaagacacagtTGTCAGTCAAG aggGGAACcacattaaaatgttcatgCGTGGTCGTCCAATTACCATGTTCATCCCATCAGACGTAGAAAACTATGATGAAGTTCGGACCGAACTTCCTCCAGAGAGGCTGAAGCTGGAGTGGGT CTATGGCTACCGTGGCAGAGACTGCAGAACCAATGTTTACCTCCTTCCAACCGGAGAGATTGTTTACTTCATCGCCTCCGTTGTCATTTTGTTTAACTATGAAGAGCGGACTCAGAGACATTATCTCGGACACACCGACTGCGTCAAGTG tTTGGCCATCCATCCTGATAAGATCCGGATCGCCACGGGACAGATTGCAGGAGTGGACAAAGATGGAAGG CCGCTGCAGCCTCACGTTCGGATCTGGGACAGCGTTTCTCTCTCCACTCTGCAGGTTATTGGCATCGGTACATTTGAGCGAGGTGTTggctctctgtctttctctaaAGCT GACTCCGGTCACCACCTGAGTGTTATTGATGACTGTAACGATCACATGTTGACAGTGTGGGATTGGCAAAAGAAGTCAAAGATTGCTGAGATTAAG ACCACTAATGAGGTGGTCCTGACTGTGGAGTTCCACCCCACCGACCCAAACACTATTGTGACCTGTGGGAAGTCCCACATTTTCTTCTGGACCTGGACTGGGAATTCACTGGCTCGTAAACAAGGAATCTTTGGG AAATATGAGAAGCCAAAATTTGTCCAGTGCCTGGTCTTTCTGAGCACTGGAGACATTCTGACTGGAGACTCTGGAGGAGTCCTGCTGGTATGGACCCGGAACTCTGCCGAGGCCCCTACTGGGAAGGGCCCCCGAG CATTTCAGATCATTCGCCAGGTCAAGGGTCACGAGGGCagtgtgttctgcatgtgtgagaTGAGGAGCGGAAGTGTGCTGACTGGAGgagggaaagacagaaaaatcaTCCTGTGGGACCACGAACTACGAGCTGACCGTGACATCGAG GTCCCAGATCAGTATGGGACCATCAGAGCTGTATCAGAGGGGAAGGGAGATGAATTCCTGGTCGGAACATCTCGAAATTTTATCCTGAGGGGAACGTTCGAAGACGGCTTCCGGGTGGTGGTCCAG GGTCACACAGATGAGCTGTGGGGTTTGGCCTCTCATCCGTTCAGGGACATGTTTCTGACATGTGCTCAGGACCGTCTGGTCTGTCTCTGGAACTCTGTGGATCACAGTCTGCAGTGGAGTCGCACGCTGGAG GAACATGGACACTGTGCAGACTTTCATCCCAGTGGAGCTGTGGTTGCCATAGGAACGCACTCAGGAAA ATGGTACGTTCTGGACGCCGAGACCACTGACCTGGTGGCAATACACACCGATGGCAACGAGCAGCTGTCTGTGATGCGCTTCTCTGTAG ATGGCAGCCTGCTGGCCATTGGCTCCCATGACAACTTTATCTATCTGTACACCGTCTCTGAGCGAGGGCGCAAGTACAGCAGATATGGGAAGTGCTCA GGACATTCCAGCTACATCACACACCTGGACtggtcacctgataacaacaacaTCATGTCCAACTCTGGAGATTATGAGATCCTGTACT GGGACATTCCAAATGGATGCAACTTGATCAGGAATCGTTCAGAGTGTAAAGACATCGATTGGGCAACCTACACCTGCGTGCTGGGTTACCACGTGTTTG gcgTGTGGCCAGAGGGTTCTGATGGAACCGACATCAATGCTCTGATCCGATCTCACAACAGAAAGGTCATCGCTCTTGCTGACGATTTCTGTAAAGTTCACCTGTTTGCCTACCCGTCCTCCAGGGCCAAG gctCCCAGTCATAAGTACAGTGCCCacagcagtcatgtgaccaatgTCAGCTTCCTGTATAGAGACAGCCACCTGATCTCCACGGGGGGGAAGGACATGAGCATCATGCAGTGGCGTTTGGTTGAGAAAACCTCGCTGTCTCTTACCGATGGCCTTCTCTCTAACCCCGCCCCACCGCAGCCTGAGTCTCTCTTAACTCCTCCGTCTCGCGCTGCTGCCACGCCCACACAGgaacctgctcctcctgcaacAACCAATGGGACCCAAGATGGATCCTCCCCGGACACTCCGCCTCCGACAGAGTTAACCCCGCCTTCCTCTGAGTCAACCCCGCCTCCCTCAGACAGCACAGTGAGTCTGAAGGACAGCCTTGAGCCAAGCGATGATACAGCCACACCTAGCGATGAGGGGCTGccccccctgacccccccattATAG
- the LOC130533344 gene encoding echinoderm microtubule-associated protein-like 4 isoform X4, with protein sequence MFVVSHHPDFIHSGADRKKETSSERSQMEEINEKEDLPPSSPQTPQTPQTPQTPQRPAQSADSSKGHALPKRGPSVKRSSGMERSRSSNWDTSDENKNKLVKAASTSKLLAKVVKNAERHKDTVVSQAKMSTREKNSQAEGNHIKMFMRGRPITMFIPSDVENYDEVRTELPPERLKLEWVYGYRGRDCRTNVYLLPTGEIVYFIASVVILFNYEERTQRHYLGHTDCVKCLAIHPDKIRIATGQIAGVDKDGRPLQPHVRIWDSVSLSTLQVIGIGTFERGVGSLSFSKADSGHHLSVIDDCNDHMLTVWDWQKKSKIAEIKTTNEVVLTVEFHPTDPNTIVTCGKSHIFFWTWTGNSLARKQGIFGKYEKPKFVQCLVFLSTGDILTGDSGGVLLVWTRNSAEAPTGKGPRAFQIIRQVKGHEGSVFCMCEMRSGSVLTGGGKDRKIILWDHELRADRDIEVPDQYGTIRAVSEGKGDEFLVGTSRNFILRGTFEDGFRVVVQGHTDELWGLASHPFRDMFLTCAQDRLVCLWNSVDHSLQWSRTLEEHGHCADFHPSGAVVAIGTHSGKWYVLDAETTDLVAIHTDGNEQLSVMRFSVDGSLLAIGSHDNFIYLYTVSERGRKYSRYGKCSGHSSYITHLDWSPDNNNIMSNSGDYEILYWDIPNGCNLIRNRSECKDIDWATYTCVLGYHVFGVWPEGSDGTDINALIRSHNRKVIALADDFCKVHLFAYPSSRAKAPSHKYSAHSSHVTNVSFLYRDSHLISTGGKDMSIMQWRLVEKTSLSLTDGLLSNPAPPQPESLLTPPSRAAATPTQEPAPPATTNGTQDGSSPDTPPPTELTPPSSESTPPPSDSTVSLKDSLEPSDDTATPSDEGLPPLTPPL encoded by the exons ATGTTTGTGGTCTCTCACCATCCTGATTTCATCCACAgtggagcagacaggaagaaggaGACCAGCAGCGAGCGGTCTCAGATGGAGGAGATCAATGAGAAGGAGGACCtgcccccctcttctcctcagaccccccaaaccccccagACCCCTCAGACCCCCCAGAGGCCAGCTCAGTCTGCTGACAGCAGTAAAGGCCATGCTCTTCCCAAAAG ggggCCCAGTGTGAAGCGGTCCTCAGGTATGGAACGTTCTCGCAGCAGCAACTGGGACACTTCAGATGAGAACAAGAATAAACTGGTGAAAGCTGCATCCACCTCCAAGCTGCTGGCCAAAGTGGTGAAGAACGCCGAGCG acacaaagacacagtTGTCAGTCAAG ccaaaatgtcaaCACGAGAGAAAAACAGTCAAGCTG aggGGAACcacattaaaatgttcatgCGTGGTCGTCCAATTACCATGTTCATCCCATCAGACGTAGAAAACTATGATGAAGTTCGGACCGAACTTCCTCCAGAGAGGCTGAAGCTGGAGTGGGT CTATGGCTACCGTGGCAGAGACTGCAGAACCAATGTTTACCTCCTTCCAACCGGAGAGATTGTTTACTTCATCGCCTCCGTTGTCATTTTGTTTAACTATGAAGAGCGGACTCAGAGACATTATCTCGGACACACCGACTGCGTCAAGTG tTTGGCCATCCATCCTGATAAGATCCGGATCGCCACGGGACAGATTGCAGGAGTGGACAAAGATGGAAGG CCGCTGCAGCCTCACGTTCGGATCTGGGACAGCGTTTCTCTCTCCACTCTGCAGGTTATTGGCATCGGTACATTTGAGCGAGGTGTTggctctctgtctttctctaaAGCT GACTCCGGTCACCACCTGAGTGTTATTGATGACTGTAACGATCACATGTTGACAGTGTGGGATTGGCAAAAGAAGTCAAAGATTGCTGAGATTAAG ACCACTAATGAGGTGGTCCTGACTGTGGAGTTCCACCCCACCGACCCAAACACTATTGTGACCTGTGGGAAGTCCCACATTTTCTTCTGGACCTGGACTGGGAATTCACTGGCTCGTAAACAAGGAATCTTTGGG AAATATGAGAAGCCAAAATTTGTCCAGTGCCTGGTCTTTCTGAGCACTGGAGACATTCTGACTGGAGACTCTGGAGGAGTCCTGCTGGTATGGACCCGGAACTCTGCCGAGGCCCCTACTGGGAAGGGCCCCCGAG CATTTCAGATCATTCGCCAGGTCAAGGGTCACGAGGGCagtgtgttctgcatgtgtgagaTGAGGAGCGGAAGTGTGCTGACTGGAGgagggaaagacagaaaaatcaTCCTGTGGGACCACGAACTACGAGCTGACCGTGACATCGAG GTCCCAGATCAGTATGGGACCATCAGAGCTGTATCAGAGGGGAAGGGAGATGAATTCCTGGTCGGAACATCTCGAAATTTTATCCTGAGGGGAACGTTCGAAGACGGCTTCCGGGTGGTGGTCCAG GGTCACACAGATGAGCTGTGGGGTTTGGCCTCTCATCCGTTCAGGGACATGTTTCTGACATGTGCTCAGGACCGTCTGGTCTGTCTCTGGAACTCTGTGGATCACAGTCTGCAGTGGAGTCGCACGCTGGAG GAACATGGACACTGTGCAGACTTTCATCCCAGTGGAGCTGTGGTTGCCATAGGAACGCACTCAGGAAA ATGGTACGTTCTGGACGCCGAGACCACTGACCTGGTGGCAATACACACCGATGGCAACGAGCAGCTGTCTGTGATGCGCTTCTCTGTAG ATGGCAGCCTGCTGGCCATTGGCTCCCATGACAACTTTATCTATCTGTACACCGTCTCTGAGCGAGGGCGCAAGTACAGCAGATATGGGAAGTGCTCA GGACATTCCAGCTACATCACACACCTGGACtggtcacctgataacaacaacaTCATGTCCAACTCTGGAGATTATGAGATCCTGTACT GGGACATTCCAAATGGATGCAACTTGATCAGGAATCGTTCAGAGTGTAAAGACATCGATTGGGCAACCTACACCTGCGTGCTGGGTTACCACGTGTTTG gcgTGTGGCCAGAGGGTTCTGATGGAACCGACATCAATGCTCTGATCCGATCTCACAACAGAAAGGTCATCGCTCTTGCTGACGATTTCTGTAAAGTTCACCTGTTTGCCTACCCGTCCTCCAGGGCCAAG gctCCCAGTCATAAGTACAGTGCCCacagcagtcatgtgaccaatgTCAGCTTCCTGTATAGAGACAGCCACCTGATCTCCACGGGGGGGAAGGACATGAGCATCATGCAGTGGCGTTTGGTTGAGAAAACCTCGCTGTCTCTTACCGATGGCCTTCTCTCTAACCCCGCCCCACCGCAGCCTGAGTCTCTCTTAACTCCTCCGTCTCGCGCTGCTGCCACGCCCACACAGgaacctgctcctcctgcaacAACCAATGGGACCCAAGATGGATCCTCCCCGGACACTCCGCCTCCGACAGAGTTAACCCCGCCTTCCTCTGAGTCAACCCCGCCTCCCTCAGACAGCACAGTGAGTCTGAAGGACAGCCTTGAGCCAAGCGATGATACAGCCACACCTAGCGATGAGGGGCTGccccccctgacccccccattATAG
- the LOC130533344 gene encoding echinoderm microtubule-associated protein-like 4 isoform X1, with protein MDGFTGSLDDSMSGASVSDVNDRLAALELRVQQQEDELTVMKAALADVLRRLDASEISAASSSKKQHGSKSGTALREAHSMSCITNGGTSARKRESTSVTRKETLSSAAKSGADRKKETSSERSQMEEINEKEDLPPSSPQTPQTPQTPQTPQRPAQSADSSKGHALPKRGPSVKRSSGMERSRSSNWDTSDENKNKLVKAASTSKLLAKVVKNAERHKDTVVSQAKMSTREKNSQAEGNHIKMFMRGRPITMFIPSDVENYDEVRTELPPERLKLEWVYGYRGRDCRTNVYLLPTGEIVYFIASVVILFNYEERTQRHYLGHTDCVKCLAIHPDKIRIATGQIAGVDKDGRPLQPHVRIWDSVSLSTLQVIGIGTFERGVGSLSFSKADSGHHLSVIDDCNDHMLTVWDWQKKSKIAEIKTTNEVVLTVEFHPTDPNTIVTCGKSHIFFWTWTGNSLARKQGIFGKYEKPKFVQCLVFLSTGDILTGDSGGVLLVWTRNSAEAPTGKGPRAFQIIRQVKGHEGSVFCMCEMRSGSVLTGGGKDRKIILWDHELRADRDIEVPDQYGTIRAVSEGKGDEFLVGTSRNFILRGTFEDGFRVVVQGHTDELWGLASHPFRDMFLTCAQDRLVCLWNSVDHSLQWSRTLEEHGHCADFHPSGAVVAIGTHSGKWYVLDAETTDLVAIHTDGNEQLSVMRFSVDGSLLAIGSHDNFIYLYTVSERGRKYSRYGKCSGHSSYITHLDWSPDNNNIMSNSGDYEILYWDIPNGCNLIRNRSECKDIDWATYTCVLGYHVFGVWPEGSDGTDINALIRSHNRKVIALADDFCKVHLFAYPSSRAKAPSHKYSAHSSHVTNVSFLYRDSHLISTGGKDMSIMQWRLVEKTSLSLTDGLLSNPAPPQPESLLTPPSRAAATPTQEPAPPATTNGTQDGSSPDTPPPTELTPPSSESTPPPSDSTVSLKDSLEPSDDTATPSDEGLPPLTPPL; from the exons ATGGACGGATTCACCGGTAGTTTAG ATGACAGCATGTCTGGTGCGAGCGTCTCGGACGTCAACGACCGCCTCGCCGCTCTGGAGCTTCgtgttcagcagcaggaggacgagTTGACGGTGATGAAAGCTGCCCTCGCCGATGTCCTTCGCCGCCTCGACGCATCGGAAatttcagctgcttcttcaagcaaGAAACAACATGGAAGCAAAA GTGGCACTGCCCTGCGTGAAGCTCACTCGATGTCCTGCATCACTAACGGAGGAACATCTGCACGAAAGCGAGAATCCACATCCGTTACCAGGAAGGAAACTCTTTCATCTGCAGCAAAGAG tggagcagacaggaagaaggaGACCAGCAGCGAGCGGTCTCAGATGGAGGAGATCAATGAGAAGGAGGACCtgcccccctcttctcctcagaccccccaaaccccccagACCCCTCAGACCCCCCAGAGGCCAGCTCAGTCTGCTGACAGCAGTAAAGGCCATGCTCTTCCCAAAAG ggggCCCAGTGTGAAGCGGTCCTCAGGTATGGAACGTTCTCGCAGCAGCAACTGGGACACTTCAGATGAGAACAAGAATAAACTGGTGAAAGCTGCATCCACCTCCAAGCTGCTGGCCAAAGTGGTGAAGAACGCCGAGCG acacaaagacacagtTGTCAGTCAAG ccaaaatgtcaaCACGAGAGAAAAACAGTCAAGCTG aggGGAACcacattaaaatgttcatgCGTGGTCGTCCAATTACCATGTTCATCCCATCAGACGTAGAAAACTATGATGAAGTTCGGACCGAACTTCCTCCAGAGAGGCTGAAGCTGGAGTGGGT CTATGGCTACCGTGGCAGAGACTGCAGAACCAATGTTTACCTCCTTCCAACCGGAGAGATTGTTTACTTCATCGCCTCCGTTGTCATTTTGTTTAACTATGAAGAGCGGACTCAGAGACATTATCTCGGACACACCGACTGCGTCAAGTG tTTGGCCATCCATCCTGATAAGATCCGGATCGCCACGGGACAGATTGCAGGAGTGGACAAAGATGGAAGG CCGCTGCAGCCTCACGTTCGGATCTGGGACAGCGTTTCTCTCTCCACTCTGCAGGTTATTGGCATCGGTACATTTGAGCGAGGTGTTggctctctgtctttctctaaAGCT GACTCCGGTCACCACCTGAGTGTTATTGATGACTGTAACGATCACATGTTGACAGTGTGGGATTGGCAAAAGAAGTCAAAGATTGCTGAGATTAAG ACCACTAATGAGGTGGTCCTGACTGTGGAGTTCCACCCCACCGACCCAAACACTATTGTGACCTGTGGGAAGTCCCACATTTTCTTCTGGACCTGGACTGGGAATTCACTGGCTCGTAAACAAGGAATCTTTGGG AAATATGAGAAGCCAAAATTTGTCCAGTGCCTGGTCTTTCTGAGCACTGGAGACATTCTGACTGGAGACTCTGGAGGAGTCCTGCTGGTATGGACCCGGAACTCTGCCGAGGCCCCTACTGGGAAGGGCCCCCGAG CATTTCAGATCATTCGCCAGGTCAAGGGTCACGAGGGCagtgtgttctgcatgtgtgagaTGAGGAGCGGAAGTGTGCTGACTGGAGgagggaaagacagaaaaatcaTCCTGTGGGACCACGAACTACGAGCTGACCGTGACATCGAG GTCCCAGATCAGTATGGGACCATCAGAGCTGTATCAGAGGGGAAGGGAGATGAATTCCTGGTCGGAACATCTCGAAATTTTATCCTGAGGGGAACGTTCGAAGACGGCTTCCGGGTGGTGGTCCAG GGTCACACAGATGAGCTGTGGGGTTTGGCCTCTCATCCGTTCAGGGACATGTTTCTGACATGTGCTCAGGACCGTCTGGTCTGTCTCTGGAACTCTGTGGATCACAGTCTGCAGTGGAGTCGCACGCTGGAG GAACATGGACACTGTGCAGACTTTCATCCCAGTGGAGCTGTGGTTGCCATAGGAACGCACTCAGGAAA ATGGTACGTTCTGGACGCCGAGACCACTGACCTGGTGGCAATACACACCGATGGCAACGAGCAGCTGTCTGTGATGCGCTTCTCTGTAG ATGGCAGCCTGCTGGCCATTGGCTCCCATGACAACTTTATCTATCTGTACACCGTCTCTGAGCGAGGGCGCAAGTACAGCAGATATGGGAAGTGCTCA GGACATTCCAGCTACATCACACACCTGGACtggtcacctgataacaacaacaTCATGTCCAACTCTGGAGATTATGAGATCCTGTACT GGGACATTCCAAATGGATGCAACTTGATCAGGAATCGTTCAGAGTGTAAAGACATCGATTGGGCAACCTACACCTGCGTGCTGGGTTACCACGTGTTTG gcgTGTGGCCAGAGGGTTCTGATGGAACCGACATCAATGCTCTGATCCGATCTCACAACAGAAAGGTCATCGCTCTTGCTGACGATTTCTGTAAAGTTCACCTGTTTGCCTACCCGTCCTCCAGGGCCAAG gctCCCAGTCATAAGTACAGTGCCCacagcagtcatgtgaccaatgTCAGCTTCCTGTATAGAGACAGCCACCTGATCTCCACGGGGGGGAAGGACATGAGCATCATGCAGTGGCGTTTGGTTGAGAAAACCTCGCTGTCTCTTACCGATGGCCTTCTCTCTAACCCCGCCCCACCGCAGCCTGAGTCTCTCTTAACTCCTCCGTCTCGCGCTGCTGCCACGCCCACACAGgaacctgctcctcctgcaacAACCAATGGGACCCAAGATGGATCCTCCCCGGACACTCCGCCTCCGACAGAGTTAACCCCGCCTTCCTCTGAGTCAACCCCGCCTCCCTCAGACAGCACAGTGAGTCTGAAGGACAGCCTTGAGCCAAGCGATGATACAGCCACACCTAGCGATGAGGGGCTGccccccctgacccccccattATAG